Proteins co-encoded in one Ooceraea biroi isolate clonal line C1 chromosome 9, Obir_v5.4, whole genome shotgun sequence genomic window:
- the LOC113562595 gene encoding uncharacterized protein LOC113562595, producing MNGSVIIIRKVSSKDFVKIYLTMSYSNEEAYDMLLILGECRGTFSGAERLWRERYPDRTPHSRNVFSRLAKRIRTKGVIQPEHNKSRQIHRPIRDEKTAEILALVELNPHDSLRRRERDSGVSRDIIWRIMRANKFHPYRMSVHQALKYDDFQQRLAFCNWIRQQPPDFHLKILFSDECTFKSNGSNNTWNCRYWSQVNPHWLREIDHQHVWKVNVWCGIIGSQIVGPIFFEENLNADRYSALIETDLPSY from the coding sequence ATGAACGGTTcggtaattattattcgaaaagttTCTAGCAAAGATTTCGTAAAGATCTATCTAACCATGTCCTATTCGAATGAAGAAGCATATGATATGCTGTTAATTTTGGGTGAGTGTCGAGGTACGTTCAGTGGAGCTGAAAGATTATGGCGAGAGCGTTATCCTGATCGGACTCCTCACTCGCGGAACGTTTTTTCACGTTTGGCTAAGAGAATCAGAACTAAAGGTGTCATTCAGCCTGAACATAACAAAAGTAGACAGATCCACCGTCCAATTAGGGATGAAAAAACGGCGGAAATTCTTGCATTGGTAGAGTTGAACCCTCATGATTCCTTGAGACGTCGAGAAAGAGATTCTGGCGTTAGTCGTGACATTATTTGGCGCATTATGAGAGCAAACAAGTTTCACCCTTACAGAATGTCTGTTCACCAAGCGTTGAAGTATGATGATTTTCAACAGAGActtgcattttgcaattggaTAAGACAGCAACCACCTGATTTTCaccttaaaattttattttctgacgaATGTACATTTAAAAGTAACGGATCTAATAATACTTGGAACTGTCGTTATTGGTCACAAGTTAATCCTCACTGGTTGAGAGAAATAGATCATCAACATGTGTGGAAAGTTAATGTTTGGTGTGGCATTATTGGAAGTCAGATCGTAGGTCCtattttctttgaagaaaatcTAAACGCTGATAGATATTCAGCTTTGATAGAGACAGATCTTCCATCTTACTAG
- the LOC113562596 gene encoding uncharacterized protein LOC113562596 translates to MNGSVIIIRKVSSKDFVKIYLTMSYSNEEAYDMLLILGECRGTFSGAERLWRERYPDRTPHSRNVFSRLAKRIRTKGVIQPEHNKSRQIHRPIRDEKTAEILALVELNPHDSLRRRERDSGVSRDIIWRIMRANKFHPYRMSVHQALKYDDFQQRLAFCNWIRQQPPDFHLKILFSDECTFKSNGSNNTWNCRYWSQVNPHWLREIDHQHVWKVNVWCGIIGSQIVGPIFFEENLNADRYSALIETDLPLTRKSSSAIALGHVVSTRWMPVAYIESCSYNTKRYVSQQMDRQIWSHQLSTRSPDLTVFDYYFWGRIKDLVYHERPTIRDNMILRISEAIRSLGADEILRATNSFQRRVDMCIAENGAHFEHFA, encoded by the coding sequence ATGAACGGTTcggtaattattattcgaaaagttTCTAGCAAAGATTTCGTAAAGATCTATCTAACCATGTCCTATTCGAATGAAGAAGCATATGATATGCTGTTAATTTTGGGTGAGTGTCGAGGTACGTTCAGTGGAGCTGAAAGATTATGGCGAGAGCGTTATCCTGATCGGACTCCTCACTCGCGGAACGTTTTTTCACGTTTGGCTAAGAGAATCAGAACTAAAGGTGTCATTCAGCCTGAACATAACAAAAGTAGACAGATCCACCGTCCAATTAGGGATGAAAAAACGGCGGAAATTCTTGCATTGGTAGAGTTGAACCCTCATGATTCCTTGAGACGTCGAGAAAGAGATTCTGGCGTTAGTCGTGACATTATTTGGCGCATTATGAGAGCAAACAAGTTTCACCCTTACAGAATGTCTGTTCACCAAGCGTTGAAGTATGATGATTTTCAACAGAGActtgcattttgcaattggaTAAGACAGCAACCACCTGATTTTCaccttaaaattttattttctgacgaATGTACATTTAAAAGTAACGGATCTAATAATACTTGGAACTGTCGTTATTGGTCACAAGTTAATCCTCACTGGTTGAGAGAAATAGATCATCAACATGTGTGGAAAGTTAATGTTTGGTGTGGCATTATTGGAAGTCAGATCGTAGGTCCtattttctttgaagaaaatcTAAACGCTGATAGATATTCAGCTTTGATAGAGACAGATCTTCCTCTTACTAGAAAATCTTCCTCTGCAATTGCGCTTGGACATGTGGTTTCAACAAGATGGATGCCCGTCGCATACATCGAGAGTTGTTCGTACAATACTAAACGCTATGTTTCCCAACAAATGGATAGGCAAATATGGTCCCATCAATTATCCACCCGATCACCGGACCTCACcgttttcgattattatttttggggAAGGATAAAAGATTTGGTGTACCATGAACGTCCGACTATAAGGGACAATATGATCCTTAGGATAAGTGAAGCAATTCGATCTTTAGGTGCTGATGAGATTCTTCGAGCAACTAATTCCTTCCAACGCAGAGTAGATATGTGCATCGCAGAAAACGGTGCTCACTTTGAACACTTTGCTTGA